The Geobacter sp. AOG2 genome includes a window with the following:
- a CDS encoding peptide-binding protein, which yields MNRLRRLRLLLPALFLAATTACTQSPAPPRSGAHDEKPAYGDALVEGTIGDASTLIPLLATDSSSHAVAGQIYNGLVKYDKDLNIVPDLAQSFDIAPDGLTITFHLRKGVKWHDGAPFTARDVLYTYRVTIDPKTPTAYAEDFKQVKSITAPDDYTVRVTYGTPFAPALASWGNSILPAHLLEGKDITKSPLARAPVGTGPYRFKEWVAGQKIVLESNHDYFEGRPWIDRYIYRIIPDTSTMYMELKAGAIDMMGLTPVQYARQTTGADFTSRFTKYRYPSSSYVYMGYNLRHPLFKDKRIRQALTAAIDKDELIHGVLFGMGRKAVGPIAPGRWAYNPNVKDIAYDPKHAADLLAQAGWKEKNSDGILTKDGKPFSFTILTNQGNQQRLLTAQIIQQRLRYVGIDVKIRIVEWATFLKEFVDKGNFEVVILGWTTSPDPDMYDVWHSSKTNPGELNFIGYKNTEVDRLLVEGRSTFDMEKRKKAYFRIQEIMADEQPYTFLYVPDALPVVSSRIRGVEPAPIGIGYNEIQWYVPKAEQVY from the coding sequence ATGAACAGGCTGCGCCGCCTCAGGCTGCTGCTCCCGGCCCTGTTCCTTGCCGCAACTACCGCATGTACCCAATCGCCGGCACCGCCCCGGAGCGGCGCCCATGATGAAAAACCCGCCTATGGTGACGCCCTGGTGGAAGGAACCATTGGCGACGCCTCTACCCTGATCCCGCTCCTGGCGACCGATTCCTCATCCCATGCCGTGGCAGGGCAGATCTACAACGGTCTGGTCAAATACGACAAAGACCTGAACATCGTCCCCGATCTGGCACAGTCCTTCGATATTGCACCGGATGGGCTCACCATCACCTTTCATCTACGCAAGGGGGTGAAGTGGCACGACGGCGCGCCCTTTACCGCCCGGGATGTCCTTTACACCTACCGGGTCACCATCGACCCCAAAACCCCCACCGCCTATGCCGAGGATTTCAAACAGGTCAAAAGCATTACTGCGCCCGACGATTATACCGTTCGAGTGACCTATGGCACACCCTTTGCCCCGGCCCTGGCCTCGTGGGGGAACAGTATCCTGCCGGCGCACCTGCTTGAGGGCAAGGATATCACCAAGAGCCCCCTGGCTCGCGCGCCGGTTGGTACCGGGCCGTACCGCTTCAAGGAGTGGGTCGCCGGGCAGAAGATCGTGCTGGAATCCAACCACGACTATTTCGAGGGCAGACCCTGGATCGACCGCTACATCTACCGTATCATCCCCGATACCTCCACCATGTACATGGAGCTTAAGGCAGGCGCCATAGACATGATGGGACTGACGCCGGTGCAGTATGCCCGCCAGACCACCGGGGCCGACTTTACGTCGCGCTTCACTAAGTACCGCTATCCTTCATCCAGCTATGTCTATATGGGCTACAACCTCCGTCATCCGCTCTTTAAGGATAAGCGCATCCGCCAGGCCCTGACAGCGGCCATCGACAAGGACGAACTGATCCACGGCGTACTGTTCGGCATGGGCCGGAAAGCGGTGGGGCCGATTGCTCCGGGCCGCTGGGCCTACAATCCCAACGTCAAAGACATCGCTTACGATCCCAAACATGCGGCCGACCTTCTGGCCCAGGCCGGGTGGAAGGAGAAAAACAGCGATGGTATTCTGACGAAAGACGGCAAACCATTCAGCTTCACCATCCTGACCAACCAGGGAAACCAGCAACGGCTTTTGACAGCCCAGATCATTCAGCAACGGCTCAGGTATGTGGGGATCGATGTGAAGATCCGCATCGTTGAGTGGGCCACGTTCCTCAAGGAGTTCGTGGACAAGGGGAACTTCGAGGTGGTTATACTGGGGTGGACAACCAGCCCGGACCCGGACATGTACGATGTCTGGCATTCCAGTAAAACCAATCCGGGCGAACTGAATTTCATCGGGTACAAGAACACCGAGGTGGATCGCCTGCTGGTGGAGGGGCGCAGCACCTTTGACATGGAAAAACGCAAGAAGGCCTACTTCCGCATCCAGGAGATCATGGCCGACGAGCAACCCTATACCTTTCTCTATGTACCGGATGCCTTGCCGGTGGTCAGCTCCAGGATTCGCGGAGTGGAGCCGGCTCCGATCGGCATCGGCTACAACGAGATCCAATGGTACGTGCCCAAGGCCGAGCAGGTATACTAA
- a CDS encoding ABC transporter permease, translating into MTTYLVKRILMLIPLMVGITLITFSVVHLAPGEPVEMQMAMNPKVGKEARERLRKFYGLDKPLHEQYFTWVGKLARLDLGRSFSSDNRPVKDKITERLPITLALNIIALVLEFGLAVPIGIIAATHRDTWLDKGITIFVFVGFAVPTFWLALLLMYLFGVKLNWLPISGLHTLGSDSYGMLHYLWDMARHLCMPIMVASFGSLAGLSRYMRSSMLNVIGQDYITTARAKGLSERVVIYKHALRNALLPLITQAGLAIPGLIGGSVIFETIYAIPGMGQLFYQAVMARDYPVVMGIVIIGALLTLIGNLVADVCYALADPRIREGRGAQ; encoded by the coding sequence ATGACGACATACTTGGTAAAACGCATCCTGATGTTGATCCCGCTCATGGTCGGCATAACGCTGATCACTTTTTCGGTCGTCCATCTGGCGCCGGGAGAGCCGGTGGAGATGCAGATGGCCATGAACCCCAAGGTGGGCAAGGAGGCACGGGAGCGGCTGCGCAAATTTTACGGCCTGGACAAGCCGCTGCACGAGCAGTATTTTACCTGGGTCGGCAAGCTGGCACGGCTGGACCTGGGGCGCTCCTTTTCCTCGGACAACCGGCCGGTCAAGGACAAGATCACAGAGCGCCTGCCTATTACCCTTGCACTCAATATTATCGCCCTGGTGCTGGAATTCGGCTTGGCGGTCCCCATCGGCATCATTGCCGCCACCCACCGGGATACCTGGCTGGACAAGGGGATAACCATTTTCGTTTTCGTTGGTTTCGCCGTGCCGACCTTCTGGCTGGCGCTGCTTTTGATGTACCTGTTCGGCGTCAAGTTGAATTGGCTTCCCATCTCGGGCCTGCACACCCTGGGGAGTGACAGTTACGGTATGCTGCATTACCTCTGGGACATGGCCAGACATCTCTGCATGCCGATCATGGTTGCTTCCTTCGGCAGCCTGGCCGGGTTGTCACGCTATATGCGATCATCCATGCTGAATGTGATCGGCCAGGATTACATTACGACCGCACGGGCCAAAGGACTTTCGGAACGCGTGGTGATCTACAAACATGCCTTGCGCAATGCCCTGTTGCCGCTGATTACCCAGGCGGGCCTGGCGATTCCCGGATTGATCGGTGGAAGTGTTATCTTCGAGACCATCTACGCCATTCCCGGCATGGGACAGCTCTTCTACCAGGCGGTGATGGCCCGCGATTATCCGGTGGTTATGGGAATCGTGATCATTGGGGCTCTCTTGACCCTGATCGGGAACCTGGTCGCCGACGTCTGCTATGCTCTGGCCGACCCACGCATCAGGGAAGGAAGGGGGGCGCAGTGA
- the opp4C gene encoding oligopeptide ABC transporter permease, which yields MIGAHSYFRAVFWPRLSRNRFAVVGAVVVLLMLAVALLAPLIVRFGPNEINAWEVLSPPSLKHWFGTDDLGRDVFSRIVYGARISLLVGFVAAGIAVLIGTVLGLVAGFYGGWVDNILMRVVDIMFCFPTFFLILAVITFLRPSIWYIMTVIGLTGWMGVARLVRAETLSIREMDYIMAARCIGCSDKRIIFRHILPNAVSPALVAATLGIAGAILTESALSFLGIGVQPPTPSWGNILTSGKDYIEFAWWLSLFPGLAILVTVLAYNLLGEGIRDALDPRVKR from the coding sequence GTGATCGGAGCGCATTCCTATTTCCGTGCCGTGTTCTGGCCGCGTTTGTCGCGCAACAGATTTGCCGTGGTCGGGGCGGTTGTGGTGTTGCTGATGCTGGCGGTCGCTCTTTTGGCCCCCCTGATTGTACGATTCGGCCCCAATGAGATCAACGCTTGGGAGGTGTTGTCACCCCCATCCCTGAAACACTGGTTCGGTACCGACGACCTGGGACGCGACGTCTTCAGCCGGATCGTTTACGGGGCGCGGATTTCTCTGCTGGTTGGCTTTGTAGCGGCGGGGATCGCCGTCTTGATTGGAACGGTCCTGGGGCTCGTGGCAGGGTTTTACGGAGGCTGGGTTGACAACATCCTCATGCGGGTCGTTGACATCATGTTCTGCTTTCCGACCTTTTTCCTGATTCTGGCGGTTATTACCTTTCTGCGTCCCTCCATCTGGTACATCATGACCGTTATCGGCCTGACCGGGTGGATGGGAGTGGCCCGGCTGGTAAGGGCCGAGACCCTTTCCATCCGCGAGATGGACTACATCATGGCCGCCCGTTGCATCGGCTGTTCCGACAAACGCATCATCTTCCGCCACATCCTGCCTAATGCCGTGTCTCCGGCTTTGGTGGCGGCCACCCTGGGCATCGCAGGCGCCATATTGACGGAGTCGGCCCTCTCGTTCCTGGGTATCGGTGTCCAGCCGCCCACCCCCAGTTGGGGCAACATCCTCACCTCAGGCAAGGATTATATCGAATTTGCCTGGTGGCTCTCCCTGTTTCCCGGCCTGGCCATCCTGGTGACCGTGCTGGCCTACAACCTGCTGGGAGAAGGGATCAGAGACGCTCTGGATCCCCGCGTCAAGCGCTGA
- a CDS encoding CBS domain-containing protein: MKGTVMQTVEQWMTPDPITIEENASIIEAIHLLKEKNIRRLPVTRKGKFCGLITDRMIKDYSPGKSTPLDTWEVHYVLSKATVKDAMNPTPYTILPDAPLCQAAQLVHDKKLYGLCVTDKNGDLVGLLTTTNFMEALIAICTMA, from the coding sequence ATGAAAGGAACCGTCATGCAGACCGTCGAACAATGGATGACCCCAGACCCGATCACCATCGAGGAAAACGCCTCCATCATTGAAGCGATCCACCTGTTGAAAGAGAAGAACATTCGCCGCCTGCCGGTGACCCGCAAAGGAAAGTTCTGCGGCCTGATCACCGACCGCATGATCAAGGACTATTCTCCCGGCAAGTCAACCCCTCTGGATACCTGGGAGGTGCATTACGTGCTTTCCAAGGCAACGGTCAAGGATGCCATGAACCCCACCCCCTACACCATCCTGCCCGACGCGCCCCTTTGCCAGGCCGCCCAGTTGGTTCACGATAAAAAACTCTACGGATTATGTGTGACCGACAAGAATGGCGATCTGGTGGGGCTTTTGACTACCACCAATTTCATGGAAGCCTTGATCGCCATATGCACCATGGCGTAG
- a CDS encoding ABC transporter ATP-binding protein, with the protein MLTIDKLNFSYGDLKVLWDIDLEVQEGEIVTVVGANGAGKSTTLKNVSRLVKPTSGNITFLGEDLEKLESHQVVERGIVQVPEGRKIFPEMTVLENLRMGSYITSARKDREANVERVFGMFPRLKEREKQLGGTMSGGEQQMLAIGRGLMANPKLLLLDEPSLGLSPLFVKIIFEIIQEINRQGVTILLVEQNVFQSLKIAHRAYVLETGRVVLTGAGTDLLNNEHVKKAFLGM; encoded by the coding sequence ATGCTCACCATCGATAAACTTAATTTCAGTTACGGCGACCTGAAGGTCCTCTGGGACATCGACCTGGAGGTTCAAGAGGGGGAAATCGTCACCGTGGTTGGCGCCAACGGCGCCGGCAAATCCACCACCCTCAAGAATGTCTCCCGCTTGGTGAAACCGACCTCGGGCAACATCACCTTTTTGGGAGAGGATCTCGAAAAACTCGAGTCCCATCAGGTGGTGGAGCGCGGCATTGTGCAGGTTCCCGAGGGACGGAAGATATTTCCCGAGATGACGGTTCTGGAAAATCTGCGCATGGGATCTTACATCACAAGTGCCAGGAAAGATCGCGAGGCGAACGTGGAGCGGGTGTTCGGCATGTTTCCCCGCCTGAAGGAGCGCGAAAAGCAGTTGGGGGGCACCATGTCGGGCGGTGAGCAGCAGATGCTGGCCATAGGCCGCGGCCTCATGGCAAACCCGAAACTCTTGCTGCTGGATGAGCCGTCGCTGGGGCTTTCGCCGCTGTTTGTCAAGATCATCTTCGAAATTATCCAGGAGATCAACCGGCAGGGGGTCACCATCCTGCTGGTTGAGCAAAACGTTTTCCAATCCCTGAAGATCGCCCACCGTGCCTATGTACTGGAAACCGGCCGCGTCGTCCTGACCGGTGCGGGCACGGATTTGCTCAATAATGAGCATGTCAAAAAAGCATTTCTGGGTATGTAG
- a CDS encoding ABC transporter ATP-binding protein encodes MAILEIKHVSKFFGGLAANSDVSFEMEAGMVMGLIGPNGAGKTTLFNCITGYYPPSKGEILFDGRRMNGLHPDAVCKLGMARTWQKVRPLAKMNVVDNVMVGALCRTGSLKVARDMALDQIKIVKLEHKTNFLAGGLPIGERKKLEVARVLATQPRLLLLDEVMGGLNPAESEEIIQLILDIKKRGITQMVIEHDMKAIMRISDRIVVLNSGEKLAEGAPQEIVSNPDVVAAYLGSE; translated from the coding sequence ATGGCCATTCTTGAAATCAAACACGTCAGCAAATTTTTTGGGGGCCTTGCCGCCAACTCGGATGTCTCTTTCGAGATGGAGGCAGGCATGGTCATGGGCCTGATAGGTCCCAACGGCGCCGGCAAAACGACCCTCTTCAACTGCATTACCGGCTACTATCCTCCCTCCAAGGGAGAGATTCTCTTTGACGGCCGACGTATGAACGGCCTGCACCCCGATGCAGTCTGCAAGCTGGGCATGGCCCGAACCTGGCAAAAGGTCCGGCCGCTGGCCAAGATGAATGTTGTGGACAATGTCATGGTCGGGGCACTGTGCCGTACCGGGTCCCTCAAAGTTGCCCGTGACATGGCCTTGGATCAGATCAAGATCGTCAAGCTGGAGCACAAGACAAATTTTCTTGCGGGCGGACTGCCCATCGGAGAGCGGAAAAAATTGGAGGTGGCTCGGGTATTGGCGACGCAACCCAGGCTGTTGCTTCTGGACGAAGTCATGGGTGGTCTCAATCCTGCGGAAAGTGAAGAAATCATTCAACTGATCCTCGACATCAAAAAACGGGGAATCACTCAAATGGTGATCGAGCATGACATGAAGGCCATCATGCGCATATCCGATCGGATCGTCGTGCTCAACTCAGGTGAAAAACTTGCGGAAGGCGCTCCACAGGAGATCGTCAGCAATCCCGACGTGGTGGCGGCTTATCTGGGCAGCGAATAA
- a CDS encoding branched-chain amino acid ABC transporter permease, translating to MKTIRTILATTSGRSPISVALFLAVLAALFLFPRFVESPYTLHIMILFFLSTIMGESWNILGGYTGQYSVGHAAYFGTGAYATMMLLQFKQIPPWYGVWVGLAAVAVIALIIGSICFRLRGPYFVLASIAVAEIMRLCAMNLQSFTNGAEGILSAGLPPFTIGGTVITDFVSKVPFYYIGLCLALLTIVVTWLVQNSKLGYYFQAIREDQDAANSLGINLTIYKNIALVISAMLTSLAGSFYAIYVGFVDPPTVLALDISVQIVLICIIGGIGTIYGPVIGALVLVPLSEALRSNLIASAIFKTGIVSEESNIGNFLKENLAHAHTLIYGILVVIVILFMPDGILGFFKSLTARKHKETA from the coding sequence ATGAAGACAATCAGAACCATTCTTGCAACCACTTCAGGCCGTTCGCCAATCTCGGTCGCACTATTTCTGGCCGTGCTGGCTGCATTGTTCCTTTTTCCGCGTTTCGTCGAGAGCCCCTATACGCTCCACATAATGATCCTCTTCTTTCTCAGTACTATCATGGGTGAGAGCTGGAACATCCTGGGGGGCTACACCGGGCAGTATTCGGTAGGACACGCTGCTTACTTCGGAACTGGTGCCTACGCGACCATGATGCTGCTTCAATTCAAACAGATTCCCCCCTGGTACGGTGTATGGGTTGGCCTTGCAGCAGTTGCGGTGATAGCCCTGATTATCGGTTCCATCTGCTTCCGGCTGCGCGGGCCATATTTTGTTCTGGCTTCCATCGCTGTCGCCGAGATCATGCGCCTGTGCGCCATGAACCTTCAGAGCTTCACCAATGGTGCGGAGGGAATCCTGTCCGCCGGGTTACCGCCCTTTACGATCGGTGGTACCGTGATTACCGATTTCGTTTCAAAAGTGCCGTTCTACTACATCGGACTCTGTCTGGCACTGCTTACCATTGTTGTTACCTGGCTGGTGCAGAATTCCAAACTGGGCTACTACTTCCAGGCAATCCGCGAGGACCAGGATGCGGCAAACTCCCTCGGAATAAACCTCACCATCTATAAAAACATCGCCTTGGTAATATCGGCCATGCTTACCTCACTGGCAGGTAGCTTCTATGCCATCTACGTCGGTTTCGTTGATCCGCCGACAGTCCTGGCCCTGGATATCTCGGTGCAGATTGTCCTCATCTGCATCATCGGCGGAATCGGCACGATTTATGGCCCCGTCATAGGCGCTCTTGTCCTGGTACCTCTCTCAGAAGCGTTGCGGAGCAACCTGATCGCTTCAGCCATATTCAAGACCGGCATCGTTTCGGAAGAATCAAACATCGGCAATTTTCTCAAGGAAAACCTCGCCCATGCCCATACCCTTATCTACGGCATCCTGGTGGTGATCGTCATACTCTTCATGCCGGATGGCATACTCGGATTCTTCAAGTCGCTGACTGCCAGGAAGCATAAGGAGACAGCCTGA